The DNA region AAATTCAATGCGGTGTGCGGTGAAAAGGAAGACACAATATTCCAGCCGGCGCGGCCATTGCTTAAATGATCCAGCGAGGTAAATTTGCGCGCGACATGGTAGGGATGGTCGTAATTGGTATTCACCGTCGCCACCAGGCCTATGTGTTTGGTTTTCATGGCAATCGCCGATAACAGGGTGAAGGGCTCAAACTGGTAGCTGATGCCGCTGCGTCCGGTATCGGCCGTTATTTCACCCGAGCGCCCAATAAAATCGGCGAGGAAAAAGGTGTGGAATTTCGCGGCTTCTGCCAGCTGCGCACCGCGCACCCACCAATCGAGGCTGGGGCGGCCATTGTCTGCGGAGCTGGGATGGCGCCAGGCCGCCAGGTGATGGCCAAAGCGCTGCAGGAATACGTTGAGAATCAATTGACGTTTTTGGGTGGTCACGGTCGCATATCTCAGCAAAAAAATAATTTACGGGGAGAGGGACAACCCTTCCCCCTCGATTAAACCGGGTTATTAACCCGCGTAGGCGTAAGACTTTTCCAACAGGCCAGTGCGCTTCCATTGCAGTTCCAGCGCGCCGGGTGTGTATACCTGGGCACCGCCAATCTGCTCGGCAATCGCCTGATAGCGTGCCGCCTCTTCAATAAACAGGATCAGCTCCGACGTCTTGATAATGCCTTTACCCCAGAAATTGGCACCGCCGTTGGATTCGAGCAGCGCCGGTGGTGGAGCCAGTTCCGGGTGATTATCCAGGCGCTCGCGAATTACCTCCAACACACTGCGGGTACGCTCCAGGTGGTTGGGAATTTCACGCGCAAGCAGGTGGCGCGCCGCGGCCACATACAGGATTGGAAACGGCTTGTGTGCCAACGACCAACCCGACAGGAAATTGGTATGGGCGTGGATCACGGTATCGGCATCCAGGCGCGCTTCGTGCAGTACCAGGTTTTTGTTTTCCGCAAAGGAAGACAAACTCACTTTGGGGCTTTGGTCGCGCGCCAAACCGCCGGGAAAACGAATATTCAACAGGTGGTCGGTCTCGGGAATACGATGGGTAATGTGAAAGGTAAGACTGGCCGACAAGGTGCCATTCCTGCTCAGGGTTTGGAATGCATGGATTGCATCGGATTTGGCTTGCTCAATATAGGCAACCAGTTCAGCTTCATGGGTAACAGACATAATTTCTACCTTTAAAAATTTTCGATCAATTAACGATTGCGGTGGGTAATCACTATCAGGCTGCCTTGTTAGCCGCACGCGCAGCTTTGCGCTCTTCATAGAGTTTTTGCGCACGTGCCAATGGCCAGTATTCAATCCAGGTTCTCACGCTGAAGTCTTTTTCAAAGTAACCCCAGCGATGCAGGAAATCCTTTTGCACTTCCAACCCGAGCACATATTCAGGAATCAGTTTTGGCTCAAAATGCAGATGCAGTTGGTCGCCATGGGAACCGATGACTTCCTCGCGGGTAATATCACTGCCATCGGCGCGCAGCAGTTCAATCACTTCATCGGGATGCTCCCTGGCCCAATCAGCGGTTTCCAGCAATACCGCCAGGTAGCGCACAACCACCTCCGGATTTTTTTCCAGGAACGCGCGATCGACAGTGACCGGGCGCGGTGTGCCGTTGTTTACCCGCAGCAAGTGATCCGGCAAATCATTAATGTTAATGACCTGATGGAAGCGCGGATCTTGTGACAGGCGATAACCGCGTGCAAAACGCAGGAAAATGGCATCCACCTCACCGGCTTCCAATGCCGCTACTTCAACCGAACGACCGGATTCGCGCGGCTCCCGGCGCGGGCCATCCTGGGTGTCATAACTGGGCGCTTCTATATCTACCAGGGTGACGTCCTCTACGCTCAAGTCCGCCAAGCGCAGCGCCGTTTCATAACCGTGCTGCGCAGCACCGCGCTGGAAATCAATGACAGCATTGCGGTGCAAAGGCACGCCCAGGCGTTTGCCTTTTAAATCGGCAACCGTGCGGATACCACTGTCAGCGCGGGTGAGGATGCCCTGGTATTCATCCAGCCAGGTAATGCCTACCACGACGGTATCCTGCCCTGAACCCTTGGCCCAAATGGGCGGGATATTTCCACCTTCGCGGAACATGCCGGACTGGTTGTGGTTGTAATGGGAATTGCGTGTTGCCAGGCTGTGTGATTCACGCAGTGAGTGAAGTGTTGTACCGGGTTTGGCAAATTCCTCTTGCAGCCAGCCTTTGCGAATGGCCAGTGCAGAAGCTGTTGCTGCACCGCAGCGGGTGTACCAAAGCTCCACGGTATTTAAATCCTGTTGCGTCATAATCTGTACTCCGTTTGAGTCGATAACCAATGTCAAAACGGGTGTTAGCAGCTTCTATGCCAGAAAAAATTCCAGTATCAATTGCACTGGAAAAATCGCAGGGAATTGGTGGAAGTTTTTTTCTATTGCCTTGATTTCTCGCTAATTCCTGCCGATTTACACCAGTCCGTTAACATCATCGCGAACGACATGCCCGTATCAGCCAGAAAAAATTCTGCTGCTTTGCCAACAGATTACCCCTGCAAAAATCGGTACAGGCTGTGCAAAAGACAACAATCAACAAAAATAAAATGTTTAAAAAGGCACAGCTATTTTTGCTAACAACGCAACAGCAACTGTTGTTTTTATAACAACTGCACAGCAACTGCTGCGGTAAAAACCATACCCGGGTATCTGCAATGACCCATTTGCAGCCAGGTCCCGGCCCTCAGGATCAAGTGGTATGCATATTGCTCCCGCACCTGCCGGATCGCTTATGTGTTGCCCGCTGAATAACCGCTCATTCCGGCAGGTACACGCAAAGCAGCCATTCTGATTATTTTTGTTGTTGCGGATTTTGTGGATACCCCGATGAGTAGCCGATATACAGCGCTGTTGCGCAAAAAAACGTTCTGGTACGGGCTGGCCAGTTTGCTGGTGATCGCCGCCATCGCGGGTACCTTGTGGACAGACAAAAGCGCCAGAACAGATCCCCGAACTCCCGTTACAGGGGCACGCAATACACCTGCTGTGCCGGTATTGGTCGCCAGGGTTGAGCGGCGGCTCCTGAATATCGTGCAAACAGGCCTGGGCACTGTTATACCCGCGGCCAGTGTAGAAGTGCGCGCACGCGTTGCCGGGCAATTGCAACAGGTGCTGTTTGAAGAAGGGCAAGAAGTGCAGCAAGGGCAGTTGCTCGCACGCATTGATAACCGCCCGTTTACCGCCGCCCTGGAGCAAGTCAAAGGCCAGCTGGAGCGCAATCGCGCTTTGCTGGCTAACGCGCGCCGCGATTTGCAGCGCTACCAGGCCTTGCACCAGCAACAAAGTTTGTCGCAACAACAGATCGACGCCCAGTCCTCCCTGGTAGCGCAATACCAGGGAACAGTGAACGCCGATGAAGGCGCCCTGGCCCAGGCGCAATTGCAAGTGGAATTTACCCGGATTACAGCGCCCATCAGCGGCCGTATTGGCCTGCGCCAGGTGGATGCCGGCAACAACATTACCCCTGGTGACAGTGCTCCCCTGGCAATTGAAAACCGGCGACTGGGCAAGCCAGCATCCGCAGGCGGCACTCAAGCTGGTCGCCACGGAAACCGGCAGCAGCGAAGCCGATGCGGCGGCGGCTTACGGTGCGGAATTGCATCAGCACCTGATTCCTTCACTGAATGACGATGTGGTCGCCGGGCTTGAGCATCAGAAACGTTTCCTGCATCAATGGGGTTTCCTCGCCGCCGATTTTGATTTCGCCGCCTGGATTGTCCATGAACCGTTAAACCTCGCCCGCCAGTTGGTTGCCGAACAACCGCTGTTACCCCGCACGCCTCGCCAAGCCACCGCCTGAGGAATACCACCATGAGCATGAGATTGTTCTGGCGTTACGGCGATGACAATCGCCATCCGCCGCAGATGCTGGCGCGAGCCCTGGATCACCTGGGCTACACCGGCTACCTGCTCGCCATAGGCGCCGGCGGTGCCGATATGTGGACCACTGCCGCGGCCCTGGCGCAACACACCGAGCGGGTGAAATTCCTGGTGGCGGCTTATGCCGGGGTCACCTCGCCGCTGCAACTGGCCTCGCAGGCGGCCACCCTGGATAAATTGTCCAAGGGGCGGCTAGTGATCAACGCTATCCTCGGTGAAACGCGCATCGCGCTGGCCCATGGTTTATTTCTCGAACACGACGAGCGCTATGCCATGGCCGAGGAATACTGGTCGCTGTTCCGCCAGTTGTTCAGCGGCGAGCAGACAACCTTCGAGGGCAAATACATCCGGGCGCGCGGTGCCCAGTTGCAGGTCGAATCGGTACAACAGCCGCACCCGGAATTATTTTTCGCCGGCTCATCGGACCCCGCAATTCAATTGGCGGCGCGGCAAATGCAGACCTACCTTACCTGGGGTGAGCCGGTGGAGATGGCCGCGGAAAAAATCCAGCGGGTAAAAGAGGAAGCGGGCAAGCTGGGGCGCACACTGAAATACGGTATGCGCCTGCATTTGATTGTGCGCGATACCGATGAGCTGGCCTGGGCGGAAACCCAGCGGATTTACGACGGCTTCGACAAGGAAAAAATTGAGGTCGCGCTCAAGGTCAGGGCCACCTCGGATTCGGTCGGCGTGCAGCGCACAACGGAACTGGTAAAAAATAAATCCCTGAGCAAGGATGCACGGGAGTTCGAGGTCGCCCCCAACCTCTGGGCCGGTTACACCCTGACCGGCAAGGGGCCGGGCACAGCCCTGGTCGGCTCGCCGCAGACCGTTGCCGACCGTTTGCTGGAGTATTACAACGCGGGCATAGACACCTTTATCCTCTCGGGCAGCCCGCGCCTGGAAGAAGCCTACCGCGTCGCCGAACAGGTATTTCCGCTGTTGCCGTTCGAGGTGGACAAACCGGTTTCCATGCGGCGAACAGAAAGGTCACTGCGCGCCATCCTGGATACCAAAGACCTGGTGTCTGCCGGCTAAGGCTTTCCCCGCCAGCGCAGCAAATAATTACCCAACACAGAAACTGCATAATTCATCACCACGCCCAGCAGGGTGACCACCAGCGCACAAATCAGGATGATATCCATGCGTGCGGAAGCCTCAGCGGTCATCATCAGGTTGCCAAGGCCAGCTCCGGCATTGAACAGTAACTCACTGCCAATACAGGTGATCCAGGCGAACGGAATCGCCAACAATAAACCCGTAACCAGATTCGGCAATGCCGCCGGCCACAGTACCAGGCGAAATTGCTGCCAGCGACTAAAACCGTAAATCTGACCCACCTCGCGAAAGCGCCCATCGACATTGCGCAAACCTTCATAACTGTTCAGCACCATGGGATAAAACGCGGCCAGTGCAATAATAAACACCTTGGCCTCATCGCCATTGCCAAACCACAAGCCGATCAAAGGGGTTAAGCCCAACAGTGGAACCTGGCGGAGCGCGTTGTAGAGCGGATTCACCAGCAGCGCAACCAGGCGCGCGTAATACATCAACAAACCAAGGGATACTCCCGCAACAACTCCCAACGAAAGCCCCAGGGCTGTTCGCTCCAGGCTGCCACAAAAGTTAATCCATAATTCACCGGAATAAACCAGTTCCAGGAATGTACGGCCGACATCCTGTAAAGGAACAAAAGCATAGGCATGGGTTGCACTGCGACTCGATGTATATTGCCAAAGTACAACAATCAACAAGGGCAATAACAAGCCGCTCCAACCACTAAGCCATGTCTGCAACGGGATGAGCCTATTATTTTTTAATGCAGGTACTGCCACCCTGTTTTCTCCTGTCATCACAG from Cellvibrio japonicus Ueda107 includes:
- a CDS encoding class II aldolase/adducin family protein, yielding MSVTHEAELVAYIEQAKSDAIHAFQTLSRNGTLSASLTFHITHRIPETDHLLNIRFPGGLARDQSPKVSLSSFAENKNLVLHEARLDADTVIHAHTNFLSGWSLAHKPFPILYVAAARHLLAREIPNHLERTRSVLEVIRERLDNHPELAPPPALLESNGGANFWGKGIIKTSELILFIEEAARYQAIAEQIGGAQVYTPGALELQWKRTGLLEKSYAYAG
- a CDS encoding efflux RND transporter periplasmic adaptor subunit, with the protein product MSSRYTALLRKKTFWYGLASLLVIAAIAGTLWTDKSARTDPRTPVTGARNTPAVPVLVARVERRLLNIVQTGLGTVIPAASVEVRARVAGQLQQVLFEEGQEVQQGQLLARIDNRPFTAALEQVKGQLERNRALLANARRDLQRYQALHQQQSLSQQQIDAQSSLVAQYQGTVNADEGALAQAQLQVEFTRITAPISGRIGLRQVDAGNNITPGDSAPLAIENRRLGKPASAGGTQAGRHGNRQQRSRCGGGLRCGIASAPDSFTE
- a CDS encoding LLM class flavin-dependent oxidoreductase: MSMRLFWRYGDDNRHPPQMLARALDHLGYTGYLLAIGAGGADMWTTAAALAQHTERVKFLVAAYAGVTSPLQLASQAATLDKLSKGRLVINAILGETRIALAHGLFLEHDERYAMAEEYWSLFRQLFSGEQTTFEGKYIRARGAQLQVESVQQPHPELFFAGSSDPAIQLAARQMQTYLTWGEPVEMAAEKIQRVKEEAGKLGRTLKYGMRLHLIVRDTDELAWAETQRIYDGFDKEKIEVALKVRATSDSVGVQRTTELVKNKSLSKDAREFEVAPNLWAGYTLTGKGPGTALVGSPQTVADRLLEYYNAGIDTFILSGSPRLEEAYRVAEQVFPLLPFEVDKPVSMRRTERSLRAILDTKDLVSAG
- a CDS encoding ABC transporter substrate-binding protein; amino-acid sequence: MTQQDLNTVELWYTRCGAATASALAIRKGWLQEEFAKPGTTLHSLRESHSLATRNSHYNHNQSGMFREGGNIPPIWAKGSGQDTVVVGITWLDEYQGILTRADSGIRTVADLKGKRLGVPLHRNAVIDFQRGAAQHGYETALRLADLSVEDVTLVDIEAPSYDTQDGPRREPRESGRSVEVAALEAGEVDAIFLRFARGYRLSQDPRFHQVININDLPDHLLRVNNGTPRPVTVDRAFLEKNPEVVVRYLAVLLETADWAREHPDEVIELLRADGSDITREEVIGSHGDQLHLHFEPKLIPEYVLGLEVQKDFLHRWGYFEKDFSVRTWIEYWPLARAQKLYEERKAARAANKAA
- a CDS encoding ABC transporter permease gives rise to the protein MQTWLSGWSGLLLPLLIVVLWQYTSSRSATHAYAFVPLQDVGRTFLELVYSGELWINFCGSLERTALGLSLGVVAGVSLGLLMYYARLVALLVNPLYNALRQVPLLGLTPLIGLWFGNGDEAKVFIIALAAFYPMVLNSYEGLRNVDGRFREVGQIYGFSRWQQFRLVLWPAALPNLVTGLLLAIPFAWITCIGSELLFNAGAGLGNLMMTAEASARMDIILICALVVTLLGVVMNYAVSVLGNYLLRWRGKP